A section of the Apodemus sylvaticus chromosome 10, mApoSyl1.1, whole genome shotgun sequence genome encodes:
- the Adprm gene encoding manganese-dependent ADP-ribose/CDP-alcohol diphosphatase isoform X7 — MPAFLEACLEVMADILNPSSPTDASEPLFSFGVIADIQYADLEDGYNYQRSRRRYYRHSLTHLQGAIEDWNKESSMPCCVLQLGDIIDGYNAQYKVSEKSLEVVMNTFQMLKVPVHHTWGNHEFYNFSRDYLANSKLNSKSLQDQILQHPETTPSEDYYAYHFVPFPKFRFILLDSYDLSVLGIDQSSPKYEQCMKMLREHNPNVELNSPQGLSEPQYVQFNGGFSQEQLNWLDKVLTFSDTNQEKVVIVSHIPIYPDASPDTVCLAWNYMDALSIIWSHKCVVCFLAGHTHDGGYSEDPFGVHHVNLEGVIETAPDSQAFGTVHVYPDKMLLKGRGRVPDRIMNYKREEALCF; from the exons cTTTTTTAGAAGCCTGCCTCGAGGTTATGGCTGATATCCTGAACCCCAGTTCCCCGACTGATGCTTCAGAGCCACTGTTTTCCTTTGGAGTTATAGCAGATATTCAGTATGCTGATTTAGAAGATGGATACAATTATCAAAGAAGCAGGCGGAGGTACTACCGACACAGTCTTACTCACTTACAGGGTGCCATTGAGGACTGGAACAAAGAAAGCAGCATGCCCTGTTGTGTCCTGCAGCTGGGAGACATCATTGATGGCTACAATGCACAGTACAAAGTATCAGAAAAATCTCTAGAGGTTGTCATGAACACATTCCAAATGCTTAAAGTTCCAGTGCACCACACATGGGGAAACCATGAATTCTATAACTTCAGCAGAGACTACTTAGCAAACTCTAAACTTAACAGCAAGTCTCTACAAGACCAGATCTTACAGCATCCTGAGACCACGCCATCAGAGGACTACTATGCCTATCACTTTGTCCCATTCCCTAAATTCCGGTTCATTTTACTTGACTCTTATGACCTGAGTGTTTTGGGCATAGACCAGTCTTCTCCAAAATATGAGCAGTGCATGAAGATGCTGCGGGAACACAACCCCAATGTGGAGTTGAATAGTCCCCAAG GACTTTCTGAGCCCCAGTATGTCCAGTTTAATGGAGGATTCAGCCAAGAACAGCTGAACTGGTTGGACAAAGTGCTTACATTCTCTGACACGAACCAAGAAAAGGTGGTGATTGTGA GCCATATTCCCATTTACCCAGACGCATCTCCTGACACTGTGTGCCTGGCATGGAACTACATGGATGCTCTGTCAATCATATGGTCTCAcaagtgtgtggtgtgtttcCTTGCTGGTCACACACATGACGGTGGCTACTCTGAAGATCCTTTCGGTGTGCACCACGTCAACCTTGAAGGAGTTATTGAAACAGCTCCGGACAGCCAGGCCTTCGGCACAGTTCATGTCTACCCTGACAAAATGCTACTGAAAGGGAGAGGCAGAGTTCCAGACAGAATTATGAATTACAAAAGGGAAGAAGCTTTGTGTTTTTAG
- the Tmem220 gene encoding transmembrane protein 220 isoform X1: protein MAPAVGPWAPRLWRACNALMAAFFALAAVVQVNDPDAELWVVVYMIPAVLTLLVGFNPLVTGNFIWKSVSAIHMLFCVLWAGGLGYHFLLHAKQSILNEEEGRELSGLVIVTAWMALCHSSSKNPGGGRMHLAIAVVITLFPLLSWVYVYMNKEIRSSWPTHCKTVI, encoded by the exons ATGGCGCCAGCTGTGGGTCCTTGGGCTCCTCGCTTGTGGCGGGCCTGCAACGCTCTCATGGCAGCTTTCTTCGCTCTGGCCGCTGTGGTGCAG GTGAACGATCCAGATGCAGAGTTGTGGGTG GTGGTGTACATGATCCCAGCAGTACTCACCCTGCTTGTTGGGTTTAATCCTCTTGTCACAG GCAACTTCATCTGGAAAAGTGTGTCTGCGATACACATGCTGTTCTGCGTGCTGTGGGCTGGTGGCTTGGGGTACCACTTCTTGCTTCATGCAAAGCAGAGCATCCTAAATGAGGAAGAAGGCAG GGAGCTGTCTGGTCTGGTGATTGTCACAGCATGGATGGCACTGTGCCACAGCTCATCCAA gaatcCAGGTGGTGGAAGAATGCACTTGGCTATTGCCGTTGTAATCACCCTATTCCCACTCCTGTCGTGGGTCTATGTATACATGAACAAGGAAATCCGATCCTCCTGGCCAACTCACTGCAAGACAGTCATTTAA
- the Adprm gene encoding manganese-dependent ADP-ribose/CDP-alcohol diphosphatase isoform X8, giving the protein MADILNPSSPTDASEPLFSFGVIADIQYADLEDGYNYQRSRRRYYRHSLTHLQGAIEDWNKESSMPCCVLQLGDIIDGYNAQYKVSEKSLEVVMNTFQMLKVPVHHTWGNHEFYNFSRDYLANSKLNSKSLQDQILQHPETTPSEDYYAYHFVPFPKFRFILLDSYDLSVLGIDQSSPKYEQCMKMLREHNPNVELNSPQGLSEPQYVQFNGGFSQEQLNWLDKVLTFSDTNQEKVVIVSHIPIYPDASPDTVCLAWNYMDALSIIWSHKCVVCFLAGHTHDGGYSEDPFGVHHVNLEGVIETAPDSQAFGTVHVYPDKMLLKGRGRVPDRIMNYKREEALCF; this is encoded by the exons ATGGCTGATATCCTGAACCCCAGTTCCCCGACTGATGCTTCAGAGCCACTGTTTTCCTTTGGAGTTATAGCAGATATTCAGTATGCTGATTTAGAAGATGGATACAATTATCAAAGAAGCAGGCGGAGGTACTACCGACACAGTCTTACTCACTTACAGGGTGCCATTGAGGACTGGAACAAAGAAAGCAGCATGCCCTGTTGTGTCCTGCAGCTGGGAGACATCATTGATGGCTACAATGCACAGTACAAAGTATCAGAAAAATCTCTAGAGGTTGTCATGAACACATTCCAAATGCTTAAAGTTCCAGTGCACCACACATGGGGAAACCATGAATTCTATAACTTCAGCAGAGACTACTTAGCAAACTCTAAACTTAACAGCAAGTCTCTACAAGACCAGATCTTACAGCATCCTGAGACCACGCCATCAGAGGACTACTATGCCTATCACTTTGTCCCATTCCCTAAATTCCGGTTCATTTTACTTGACTCTTATGACCTGAGTGTTTTGGGCATAGACCAGTCTTCTCCAAAATATGAGCAGTGCATGAAGATGCTGCGGGAACACAACCCCAATGTGGAGTTGAATAGTCCCCAAG GACTTTCTGAGCCCCAGTATGTCCAGTTTAATGGAGGATTCAGCCAAGAACAGCTGAACTGGTTGGACAAAGTGCTTACATTCTCTGACACGAACCAAGAAAAGGTGGTGATTGTGA GCCATATTCCCATTTACCCAGACGCATCTCCTGACACTGTGTGCCTGGCATGGAACTACATGGATGCTCTGTCAATCATATGGTCTCAcaagtgtgtggtgtgtttcCTTGCTGGTCACACACATGACGGTGGCTACTCTGAAGATCCTTTCGGTGTGCACCACGTCAACCTTGAAGGAGTTATTGAAACAGCTCCGGACAGCCAGGCCTTCGGCACAGTTCATGTCTACCCTGACAAAATGCTACTGAAAGGGAGAGGCAGAGTTCCAGACAGAATTATGAATTACAAAAGGGAAGAAGCTTTGTGTTTTTAG
- the Tmem220 gene encoding transmembrane protein 220 isoform X2, with the protein MAPAVGPWAPRLWRACNALMAAFFALAAVVQVNDPDAELWVVVYMIPAVLTLLVGFNPLVTGNFIWKSVSAIHMLFCVLWAGGLGYHFLLHAKQSILNEEEGRELSGLVIVTAWMALCHSSSK; encoded by the exons ATGGCGCCAGCTGTGGGTCCTTGGGCTCCTCGCTTGTGGCGGGCCTGCAACGCTCTCATGGCAGCTTTCTTCGCTCTGGCCGCTGTGGTGCAG GTGAACGATCCAGATGCAGAGTTGTGGGTG GTGGTGTACATGATCCCAGCAGTACTCACCCTGCTTGTTGGGTTTAATCCTCTTGTCACAG GCAACTTCATCTGGAAAAGTGTGTCTGCGATACACATGCTGTTCTGCGTGCTGTGGGCTGGTGGCTTGGGGTACCACTTCTTGCTTCATGCAAAGCAGAGCATCCTAAATGAGGAAGAAGGCAG GGAGCTGTCTGGTCTGGTGATTGTCACAGCATGGATGGCACTGTGCCACAGCTCATCCAA ATga